AGGTCGTATTCATACGTTTATTGCGACGTCGCCTATTCATATGGAGCATAAACTTCGTATGCAACCGGATCAGGTGGTTGAGCAAGCTGTACATGCCGTGAAGCGTGCTCGTAATCATGTTGCCGATGTTGAGTTTTCGTGTGAAGACGCAGGTCGTTCTGAAATTGACTTCTTATGTCGAATTATTGAAGCGGCGATTGATGCTGGTGCGTCGACAATTAATATCCCAGACACTGTGGGCTATGCCATTCCAGAACAGTTTGGTCAGACCATTAAAACTCTGATCGAGCGTATTCCGAATTCCGATAAAGCCATTTTTTCTGTGCATTGTCATAATGATTTGGGCTTGGCTGTTGCTAACTCCTTGTCTGCTGTACAGAACGGTGCGCGCCAAGTCGAGTGTACGATCAATGGCTTGGGTGAGCGTGCTGGTAATGCGTCTCTTGAAGAAATCGTAATGGCGATCCGCACTCGTAAAGATCTGTTTAATATCGAGACGGCGGTTGATCCTCAGTTTATTGTTCCTACGTCGAAGTTAGTTTCTTCTGTCACTGGTTTTGCGGTACAGCCTAACAAGGCGATTGTTGGTGCGAATGCCTTCGCTCATGAGTCTGGTATTCACCAGGATGGTGTTTTGAAGCACCGTGAAACCTATGAAATTATGTCCGCTCAGGATGTGGGCTGGAACACTAACCGTATGGTGCTCGGTAAGCATTCTGGTCGTAATGCGTTTAAGACTCGTCTTGAAGAGCTTGGTCATACCTTTGAAACAGAAACTGAATTGAACCATGCCTTCGCTAATTTCAAGGATCTAGCGGATAAGAAGCATGAGATCTACGATGAAGATCTTCATCTTTTGGTGAGTGATAATGCCGCCAAGCACTTTGAAGATAAGTATGAGTTAGTAAGCCTTAAAGTTACTTCGTGCACGGGTGAAATCCCTGAAGCTGAAGTTGTTATTTCTATTGATGGTAAAGAGGCTAAAGGCGTGGCTCAGGGCAGTGGTCCTGTTGATGCAAGCTTTAAAGCCATCGAATCTATTGTTGCCTCTGGTTCTGAATTGCAGTTATATTCTGTTAATGCCATTACTTCTGGTACGGACTCTCAAGGTGAGGTAACGGTTCGTTTGGATCACAGTGGTAAAATTGTGAATGGTCTTGGTGCTGATACCGACATTGTCATTGCATCTGCAAAAGCGTATTTACATGCTTTGAATCTGCTTGGTGCCAAGGTCGTAAGAGAGCATCCTCAAACGGCTGAAGGCGTTTAATCGCTTATGGATCAGCAGGTTCAGGAAGCCTATTTAAGTGCTATGGGGGTATCTTTATGGTATCCCCGCTTTACGTTGCCTAATGCTCCTGAGCTTGATTGGCCTGTCGATGCGATCGAACAGACTCCCGCCTCTGAACCATCTGCTGTTCTACAGCAGGCAGCATCGTTAGATACGGTTCAATCACAATCATCGAGTAGTTCTCTTTCTCAAATTAAGTCTTTGATCGGTGATGAAGAGGAAACCGGCACTGCGCCTTTGCCTTCCGATAAGTCGTCAAAAGTTGAGCCCTCTCCGTCGAATAGTAAACCTGCTACTGCAACTGAGGTTGTCCCTCCTTTTGGTTTCCTATTTTTTAGATATGCTTTGGGCGTCTCGGTAGTGGTGTCTGTGCGTGATAATGAGCCTCTCTCGTCAGTAGAACTTAGGTTTTTAGAGGCGGTGATTGGATACCTAGGGGTGCCTACCACTCCAGAATTTAATCACAGAGTTTCCTGGCCTTTGGTAAAACAGTCGCCACAATTCAGCACTCGTGAGTTTTTTGAAGACAGTATGAAAGCCTTGTTTAATAAACAGGCAGTAGGATTTGGTGTTAATACGTATCTGTTATTTGGACAACGTCTTTCTCAAGAACTTTCCGGGTTATTAAAAACGCTATCTTCTGACGATCAATCTGTTCAGGTGGTCTCATCGCCTGAATTGCCAGAATTATTAACCTCTGCTGATGCTAAGCGTGCGTTATGGAAACAACTTCTTCCGATAAAGGCCTAAATGGCTCCATTCTTGTTCGTGATGCTTCTGTAGAAGACATATCAGACGTTCTGGTGGTCGAAGCCAGTGGCTATGATTTCCCTTGGTCTGAAGCCATCTTCAGGGATTGTTTTAAAGATTCTTATACCTTCTTGGTGTTGCTCTGTGATGATCGGATCGTCGCTTATGCCATTATTTCGGATATTGTGGGCGAAGCGCATCTTTTAAATATCTGTGTTCATCGAGACTTCAATCGCAGAGGTTTAGGTGCACATCTTCTGCATGAAGTGATTAAGCGTGCCCGAACTCAAAAGTGTTACTCGATTTTGTTGGAGGTACGAGAGAGTAATCTCGCTGCTAAGCTGATGTATGAAAAGTTTGGTTTTTCGATGATTGGCGTGCGGAAAAATTATTATCCTGCGGCAGATGGTCGAGAGGACGCGTTGATGTACCAACTGGATGTGCCTGACCTGTCTGTGGATGAGCAGGTTTAATTGTTTGTCAGTATAAGAGTTTCTCTCTATGTACCTCTCTGTTTCTGATTTTCCATTTCTTCTTAATCTACTCCTACTTGGCTTAATTTTATTACAGCTCGTTATCGCATTGAGAAGCATCGATTGGGCGGCATTATTTGTCTATCGCCATAGGCAGCATCTGGTGCTTGGGGCTTGGGTTATTTCCTTTTCTTTATGGCA
This genomic stretch from Litoribrevibacter albus harbors:
- the rimI gene encoding ribosomal protein S18-alanine N-acetyltransferase, whose product is METTSSDKGLNGSILVRDASVEDISDVLVVEASGYDFPWSEAIFRDCFKDSYTFLVLLCDDRIVAYAIISDIVGEAHLLNICVHRDFNRRGLGAHLLHEVIKRARTQKCYSILLEVRESNLAAKLMYEKFGFSMIGVRKNYYPAADGREDALMYQLDVPDLSVDEQV
- a CDS encoding 2-isopropylmalate synthase, whose product is MSNDRVIIFDTTLRDGEQSPGASMTKSEKLSIAKSLEKMKVDVIEAGFAIASPGDFESVKAIADSVKDSTICSLSRALDKDIDRAAEALKGANSGRIHTFIATSPIHMEHKLRMQPDQVVEQAVHAVKRARNHVADVEFSCEDAGRSEIDFLCRIIEAAIDAGASTINIPDTVGYAIPEQFGQTIKTLIERIPNSDKAIFSVHCHNDLGLAVANSLSAVQNGARQVECTINGLGERAGNASLEEIVMAIRTRKDLFNIETAVDPQFIVPTSKLVSSVTGFAVQPNKAIVGANAFAHESGIHQDGVLKHRETYEIMSAQDVGWNTNRMVLGKHSGRNAFKTRLEELGHTFETETELNHAFANFKDLADKKHEIYDEDLHLLVSDNAAKHFEDKYELVSLKVTSCTGEIPEAEVVISIDGKEAKGVAQGSGPVDASFKAIESIVASGSELQLYSVNAITSGTDSQGEVTVRLDHSGKIVNGLGADTDIVIASAKAYLHALNLLGAKVVREHPQTAEGV